Below is a genomic region from Telmatobacter sp. DSM 110680.
CCTATCTCGGCATCCACATCGGACTGGTAGCCGCTGCGTTTTTGCTCGCCCAGCACAACAGGTTTGCGGTTCTGAATAAATGGTAGACAAGTTGAATCGTCGTGAGTTCATCAGCGCTACGGCAGTAGCGGGCGCCGCCATGCTGTTAGAGGCCTGCAAGTCCGACACCGCCGAACAGACGGCAGCCGTAAAGAAGTCTTCGCTGAATACCATCAATGTCGCGCTGATTGGTTATGGCGAAGAAGGAAAGATTCTTCTCGAGTCGCTACTGAATATTGAAGGCGTCCGGCTTGTCGCTCTCTGCGACATCTGGGACTACCACCGCGGCGAGGGGCAACGCTACCTGCAGAAGCTCGGAAACGAAGTCCGCGTCTACGAAAACTATGAAGACCTGCTCGCCAAGGAAAAAGATCTGCAGGCGGTTTTCATCGCGACTCCCGATTTCTGGCATGCGCCGATGACGAACACCTGCCTCAAAGCAGGTCTGCATGTGTACTGCGAAAAGATGATGAGCAACACCATTGAAGGTGCGCGCTCGATGGTCAAGACCATGCGCGAGACTGGAAAGCTGTTGCAGATCGGTCACCAGCGACGCAGTAATCCACGATACGTCTTCACCTTGAATCGGCTGCTTCACGATGCCCAATTCTGCGGCCGCCTCACCGCTGTGCAGGGACAATGGAATCGGGCAGTCAAAGAGGATTTTGGCTGGCCAAAGAAATTCGAGATGCCGACGAGCATGCTTGCTAAGTATGGCTACAAGGACATGCACCAGTTCCGTAATTGGCGCTGGTACAAAGGTCTCGGTGGCGGTCCCTTGTCTGACCTCGGCGCGCACCAGATTGACATTTTCAACTGGTGGCTGGGCATGACGCCCAAGTCCGTGGTCGCCAGCGGTGGTTTGGATTATTTCAAGAATCACGACTGGTATGACAACGCGATGGTCATTTACGAGTATCCGTTGGATCAGGGTGTTGCGCGCGCGTTCTACCAGGTGCAGACGACCACCAGCGCCGGGGGCGGTTATTTTGAGTCGTTCATGGGCGATGACGGCACCATCAAGATGTCGGAAGATCCGTCGCTCTGCGCCATCTATCGTGAAGCGCGCGCAAATGCGGTTTCATGGGACGACCTCGTACAGAAGGGATACGTAGCCGCAAAACCGGCTGCTGCGGTAGACGCAACAAAAGTGGACGTACGCGAGACCGCACAATTGGCGGAATACGAGATTCCTGTGTTTTTCAATAAACCTCCGCATCAGCCACACCTGGAAAACTTCTTCAACGCAATTCGGGGAACTGCGAAGTTGAATTGTCCCGCCGACGAAGCTTTCACAAGCGAATATGTCATTCACAGAGCAAACGACGCGGTGGCTGCCGAGAAAAAACTCCTGATCACCAACGAAGAAGTGAAGGCCTGAGACTATGAAAACAATCCTTTCTAATAATTTCCTGCTAGCCGCCGTCATCCTCATTCCCTCTGCAGCTCTCGCACAGGACAAAGTTCCACTGAAGACGCAACTACCCCGTCCTCTGTTCGTCGGCACACCCGTTCCGCTCAACGTGCCGAATCTAGAGCCGCCGATGAAGGGCAAGCGCCCCGACTTCATGGTTCCTGCAGGCTCTGTCAATTTAGCCAAGGGCAAGAAAGTCACGGGCAGCGACACCAATCCTGTGGTTGGTACTTTGGACCTGGTCACCGATGGCGATAAGGCCGGCGATGAAGGCTCTTGGGTCGAACTCGGGCCGGGGAAGCAGTGGGTGCAGATCGACTTGGCGAAAAGCGCAAACGTCTCCGCTGTCCTCGTGTGGCACTTTCACTCCCAGGCGCGCGTCTACCGCGACGTTGTGGCTCAGGTGTCAGATGACCCCACGTTTAAATCGGGTGTGACGACGATCTTCAACAACGATTTCAAAGGTGAGCTTGGCCTCGGAGCTGGCAAGGATTTGAATTACGTCGAAACCTACCAGGGAAAACTGATCGATGCCAAGGGCGCGAAGGGCCGCTACGTTCGCCTTTACAGCAATGGAAACACGACGAACAAACTGAATGATTACATCGAGGTTGAAGTCTGGGGCAAGCCTGCCTGAGTTCACTCGTTCCGCCACGCCTTCAATAGGGTCGTTGGCTCTTCGTCTGCCTTGGACCCGATGGCCCGCGTTCATTATTGTCGCTCTCATCGGATTGGCGGTTCGCCTTCCGCACTTGGGCGCGCGGCCCATGCACACAGACGAAGCCATCAACGGCTACATTGTCGGACAACTCCTTCAAGGAGAAGCGTTCACCTACGATCCGCAGGACCGCCATGGTCCTGCGCTGGCGGCCCTTGCTCTGCCGCTGGCCAGGATGCAGGGAGCAAAATCCTTCTCCGATTTGACCGAATCGGAGTTGCGGACAACATCAGTCGCAGCTGGGACGATCACGATTCTTCTTTTTGGCGCAGCAGCTGAGATGTTCGGAGTCGTTCCCTGTCTGCTCGCCGCTCTGCTGTTTGCCGTTGCTCCGTTGCCGGTCTACTACGACCGCTACTTCATCCATGAATCACTCTTCTGCGCAGCAACGTTCGCGCTGATACTGTCGAGTTGGCGCTCCTTCAATCGAAGATCAGTTGGTTACGCCGCTCTCGCCGGCGCATGCGTCGCGTTGATGGTTGCCTGCAAGGAAACCGCGATCCTTCACCTCTTCGCATTAACCGTTGCAGCCCTCGTGTCCAATGTGTGGGACCTGCGCGGCAAGAGCTTCACCAAATCATTCCGGCTCGGCCCGCTGCTGGCCGGCGTTTCCACGTTTCTGGCATTGATTGTCATCTTGTTCACGTGGTTCGGCAGAAACTGGAAATCCTTCTTTGCGTTGGAGCGTGTGGCTCCAAATGTCTTCGCTCGCTCGACTGGCCAGGGTCACGAACATCCCTTCTGGTACTTTGGAAAACTCCTTGTCAGCGGCTGGTCCGGCGGCGTGCTGGTTGGTCTTGCCTGCTTCGGCCTCTTCATCGCATTCAGAAAGCGGGATGCTTCCGCCTATCAGTTCCTTGCGTACTACGGATTGATTGTTGCCGCCATCTACAGCCTCATTCCCTATAAGACACCGTGGCTGGCGCTCAATCTTTGGCTTCCTCTCGCTCTACTCGCTGCGATGTCAGTGGAGTCAATCTGGTCCATGGCCGAAACACGGTTTGGCCATCGCGCTGCCGTTCTTTCCTTCGGCATCCCCGCAATGCTGCTGGGTTTGTTGATTGTCCACGATACGCGCCAGCGCGTCTTTCTCGCTCCAGTTGAGGAAAGCAATCCCTATGCCTATGCCCACACTTCGGATGACATCCTCTCACTCCCCAGTGAAATCGCAGATGCGGCTCGCCGGGAAGGCATAAACACTCCGCGCATCGCGGTGATCGCCTCTGATCCGTGGCCGCTTCCGTGGTACCTTCGCCAATTTCAACAAGTGGGCTTCTGGCAACCCGGCCAGCAAGTCCCGGCTGCAGACTTCTACATTACGTCTACCGAGGCCGCTGATCAGTATGCCGGTACATTGCGGGGCTTCCGGCCTGATTTTTTTGGGAGCCGCCCAGGCGTGCTCATCCTATTATGGCTGCCCGAGGGAAAGTGACTGCCAATGGCTGAGATCCATCAATTCAACCACGCCGCCATGGCGACTCACTTTCAAGCGCGTATCGCCAGCGAGGAGAGAGCATATGCCGCGCAGGCTGCACAGGCCGCTTTCGACCTTGTGGACACACTCGAATCGCGTCTAAGCCGTTTCCGCATCGACAGCGACATTGCCCGGCTCGCTGATCTCAAACCCGGTGAAAAAATGCGGTTGAGCGAGCCTGCCTTTGCCTGCCTGCAAATTGCGAAGCGGATGGATGAAGCTACACAGGGCGCGTTCTGTCCCACGCCCGGCGCGCTGAAAACCCAGGCCTCGCTTCCCAAGTGGGATTTGATGCGAGGCGAGCATGCACTTCTATGCATCAAGGGCCGGCTTGAATTCGATCTGGGCGCCATTGGAAAGGGATTTGCTCTCGACCGCATGGCTGAGCTGCTCCGTCAATGGGATTGCCCCTCGTTTTTGCTGGTCGCAGGCGGCAGCAGCATTCTTGCAGGAGACCCGCCTCCCGATGCCCCGGGCTGGTCATGTGGCTTGGGTGAAGACAACGCATCGCAGCGTTTTTTTCTGACTCATGCGTCATTGAGCGGTTCAGGAGTGGCAGTGAAAGGCGCTCATATTCTCGATCCGCGCACCGGCAAACCGGCATTGCGCCAAAGGCGGGCCTGGGTCCTTGCCGATACGGCAGCAGAATCCGACGCTCTCTCCACGGCTTGCATGGTTATGGGAGAGCCCGAATTACAGGGAATGCTTGCTCAGAACGACACATGGCTGGCGTTCCTCGAAACTGACCAATCTGCGAGATCGATTGGACGCCGGGTGCCGCCGATTGAAGCGTAGGTCGCGATCGGTAGAGTTCGTAGAGAAAAAGTTGGCATTCAAAATCCATAGCACCCATTTTGTGAGCTCTCTTTGGTTCATACCATAGGCGCGGTTGCAAAAACTGCGTCCCCGGAATACGGCTCGGATTCACTGTATTCCAGCCTGGGCGATTCGGACATAACTCCAATCTGGGGAATCGCACCCTCTACACCCTTTGCAACTCCAGCACCTCAACCTGTCCTGGAAACGCGATCCCCAAACCCTTTTTCCATGCCATCCGCTCAAATGTCCCCAGATCTTTTCCCGTCATCACCGATCGGGTCCGGTACCGCCCCTCCGGAATCAGCGGCAACTCCACGCGGGCCTCCGCCGCATCTGACTTGTTTCGAAAAAGCACCACCACGCCTTCGCCGCTCTTTGCCAACCGCGCGAACCCGTCCCAGGCCATCGGCGATGTCTGTCGCCAACTTCCCAGAGGAAAGAAACTCTCGCTCAGCTTCACGCGTTGTCTTAGCTGCTTAAACCAGCGAATCTTCTCGCCATACCACGCGCGATCCGCTGCTGTCAGCTTGCGCAAATCTCCGAGCAGCAACGGAGCGGACCCGATCGTCGTCGCAAAGCTCTCCGCGATCGTTGGCAACTCGGCATGCAGGTTTCCGATCAGCATTGCCTCTACCGGCATCGATCCGGCGCGCGCGTAAAGCAACTGCCGTACCTGCAGCGGCCCCGCTGAATCCGGCTTCGTGTCGTCCACGTTGCTCATCCAGTCCAGATCGCCCGCCGCCAGCAGTCCCGCATCGATGATGTGTTTCTGTCCCCAAAGTTCGAACGTCAGATCAAGCAGCACCTCGGGATGTTTTGCATAGACCTCCGTAGTCATATCCTTGATGCCCTCGTAGATCCTGTTCAACGACTCTGCCCAGTCTGCATGGTCATGTCCCTTTGCCCAGCATCCCGGAGCCTCGCCGTACGCGTTAAAGATGGTCGTCAGGTCCAGCTTCGCGTAAGCCAGCCTGAAACGTTCAATCGCATCGTTGATCCGCGCCGCGGCCGCATGTCTGAACGGAGACGCCATGCACATCACCGCCTTCTGTCCCGCCATGGTCCACGTCGTCTGTTGCCTTCGAGGTCCAGCGCCGCCCAGTCTGGGTGCGCCTTGTAACACTCCGTCGTCATTCCAATCGCGGCTGGCGGAATCCATAGCCCCAGACGCATGCCCGTCGCTTCCACAGCCTTCAGAATTGGATCAAGTCCGCCCGGAAACGCCGTCAGATTAACCGCGTTGTCCCCGTACTCCTGCTGCCATCCATCGTCGATGGTGAAGATGTCTATTCCCATTGCGCCAGCCGCCTCGATCAGCTCCATCGAGATCTCCTGGTTGATGCCGCGCTCGAACGGCTCCCACGTGTTGTAGATCCACGGTGGCCCCTGCTTATCGATGCGCCGCTCCAGCACCGCGGCCGAATAGCCCGGCACCCGCCAGCGCGAATCATTGAACCCATCGTCCCGCCTGAACGGCAGCAGGGACGCGCTTGCCGTGGTGAACTCCTCGCCGGGTCTAAGCCTCCGCTCAAAGGGCATCACGTCCGTGTCATACATGGCGCTCACCCGAACGCTGTTCTCTGCATCCCACCCCGCCACTTCGGTGCGCTTCATATACCCCGGAACCTCGTTGAGGATGGCCACGCCATCCCCGGTTCGCCCGTTCACCACCATCACACACGCATCTTCCGAGCGCCCCGTATAGAAGATTTCCCGCGGAACCACGCCGTATTGCGTCCACAGCGTCATTTCGTTCTCAGGCCCGAGCCCCAGTTCCAGCGTCTCCACCATTAAATGTGTGATGCTGAGCGGGGCATCCCCCGTGTTCTTAATCACCAGGGACTTGCGGCACGCTCCATGCCCTGTGTAAATCGAGTAGAGCGCTGTTACCTCTAGCGGAATGTTCTTGTGCTTCATCCGCACGGAAAGAGACTGCCCGTTGCCTGTGCTTGCGTCGCTCACTCCCAGGAGCTCGAAGGCTCCGCTGTTGCTGTTGCACGGTTTCCCGTCACAGTTGAACGAAAACTCCGGCCGCGCCTTCGCGATATCTCTCCCAGGAACTAAAAGGTCTGTCTTTGTCGACTTGTTCGAAAGCTGTTTCGTATACAAACCGATACCCGGACGGAACCCCACTTCGCGCCGAATCAGATCATTCCCCAACTCCCAGGCTTCGTCCTTCGGCTCTTCAAAGTCGCCATGCGGCTCGCCGCGTAGCGAGCGTTCGCACGCCATGCCTGCAACCAGCACAGCACCTGACCTGAGCAGATCTCTCCTGCTGAGCCTGTCTCCCAATCCCATTGCGTTCTCCCGTTTCTTCCTGGAAAGAATTCGCGCAAATCCTATCACGCGGAATATCCCGGGTGCGGCGCATAAGGAAATCCATGCAACACTCCGCTTATGTTTGATGAACAGAGGAGGCAAACTTTCTTCACGCGCCGATGTTAGTACTGGCTAGTCGGCGAGTGTCCAATGATATTGCAGGTGAACCGGATTTTATTTGTCGACTTCAGTGAGCAAAGCGCTCATTGGCGACGTTCCTGTTAGTTTGTGGGTCGCTCGGAATGTATGTTGCACCGCCACCTCTTGCGGCAAAGCCGAAATCTGGAGCGTAATGTGAGTTGTGGAATAAAAGACCGAGGGAGGAAAGCTGCAATGGACCGTCGCACATTTCTTGGTTCGGCTGTGGCGGCATTAGGAGCCGAGACCATCGCTGGAGTTTCTGTCGCGGAGCCTCTTCGATCTGCAATGGCGAATCCCATGCCCCGGATACGCGTCCATTCGGATGGGCATCTTCTGTCAACGGAAGATGGTCAGCCTTTCTTCTGGATGGGCGATACCGCTTGGGAACTGATTCATCACACTACACGCGAAGAAGCCAGCTATTATCTGCACACTCGAAGCAGGCAAGGTTTCACGGTAATTCAGACGGTCGTTTTATCAGAGTTCAATGGAATCACGGAGCCCAGCGCACTTGGACTGAAACCTCTTATTGATAACGATCCGCGTCGCCCAAACCCGGCCTACTTTGATCGCGTCGCTGAGATAGTCGACGAGGCTGCGGCGAATGGCCTCTATGTAGCGTTGGTGCCCATTTGGGGCGACAAACTCACGGCGCCCTGGGGCAGTGGCCCCCGACTTTTTCGCCTGGACAACTTGAGCGATGCGCACTCATTCGCCAGTTACCTGGCGCAACGTCTCGGGGATCGAACCAACGTGCTCTGGATTCTGGGCGGAGACCGGCCCCCGCGACTCAAAGGGATGAACAACGACTATCTTCAGGAAATGGGCAGGTCAGCGGGCTTTCCTTCCGACCAGGACTGGACCCCCATCTGGCGCGAAGTGGCCAGCGGACTTGAAGAAGGGCTTGGCCGGAAGCCCATCATCGTCTACCACCCCCAAGGAGGGAAGGAGTCTTCATCGGTATTTCTTCACAACGAACCGTGGCTCTCCATCAATGGCATGCAGAGCGGTCATGGAGGCGGGCACGACATTCCTGTGTGGGAGTGGATTGCCCGCGACTATGCAATTACACCTGTAAAGCCCACCCTGGACCTTGAACCAAACTATGAAGATCATCCCTACAATCCATGGCCAGAGTGGGACCCGGCAACCGGATATTTTCGCGACATCGATGTGCGTAAGCAAGTTTATCGTTCGGTGTTTGCGGGCGCTTGCGGAGTTACATACGGCCATCACGCAGTATGGGGTTTTGCAAATGCGCGCAACGGAACTATTAATCACGCGGATCGCGACTGGATCGATGCGACGCAGCGCCCCGCGGGCCGTCAGATGCAGTATTTGCGCGCATTAATAGAATCGCGACCATTTTTCAGGAGAATTCCAGACCAGTCAGTGATTCTCGGCGATGCTGGAATAGGCGGGGAGCATATGCAGGCAACGCGCGACCGCGAGGGCAGCTATGCATTTGTCTACTTCCCCATCAACGATCTTGATGCAACGGTGGATTTAGGCAAACTGAAAGCAAGCAGAATTCGCGCTTGGTGGTTTGACCCGCGCACGGGAATCGGAACGCTGATCGGTGTGATGGATGGCGGGAAAGAAAAGCAGTTTCGCACGCCTTCCTACGGGCCCGATTGGGTGCTGGTCTTGGATGATGCATCAGCGGAGTTCCCCCCGCCGGGACTCTTGCGTTGAGTCGGGTAACAGGCTATTACGGACATATCACTCGTTTTGTTGTTTCGGTGTTGTTTTCTCGGATGAATTGTTGGTAGAGAATTTCCATGGAAGCGGTCAATCTCCTGTTCGGGATCGCCGTTCACTATGTATATGTTACTGATTTGGTAGGTTTTTGGTGGACCTGATCGGGATCGAACCGATGACCTCTTCCATGCCATGGAAGCGCGCTCCCAGCTGCGCCACAGGCCCACTCTAGGGGATGCAACTCTCCTATTGTCTCCGTTTAGGAGGGGATTCGTCAAACACGGGAAAGCAATGAAGAAAGCCTTAGATCCAGTGTGTTTTTTGCCGTAGATGATGATCGAGTAGCAATCACCTGCGGGCTATCGACAGGCGCGACGGAAGTTCGCACTGGGAAGCCAGGGGCATTGGTATGGCCAAGGCAAAGTAGCCGAGCTGTTTAGGCGACTATCTCCTCCCGAATGCGGTATCTGCGAAGGAATATAACCGTGACCGGGAACACTTTGGGGGTGTCCCGGTGTCTAAGAGAATAGGCGTGGGGCAATCGTGCTTCGCTCCCACGCGTCGGTGCCGTTCAATACCTCAGTGGATTTCCATTGGGGAGACGAGGCCTAAGCGATCGGACAATTGGCAGATGCCAACTATGCCGCTCATGCGATAACGTGGGGGGAACGGAATGCAGGCGGATCTCACCATGGGTAATCTAGCTAGCGCGATCGCAATTCGATCAGAGGAAGCCGCACTGATTGCAGAACTGCAGGCAGGCTCAGACGAAGCGTTTGCGTGGCTGATCAACCACTACCACCAACCGATTTTTTCGCTGCTCGCGCGCATGGTGCACGACCGTGCGGACGCTGCCGACCTTACTCAGGAAGTTTTTGTAAAGGTGTTCCGTGGGGTGCGGCATTTTCATGGGGAGTCGTCTTTGCGCACCTGGATTTATCGCATCGCGCTGCACGAAGCTTCGAACCAGAGGCGCTGGTGGATGAGGCACAAAGTGCAGGAGGTTCCGATTGAACAGGAGATGACGTCAAGCGATTTCGGCTCTTCCTGCAAGCTGAAAGAGACACTGATCGATCCGGCTGAGTCGCCGTTTGAAATGGCGATGCATCAGCAAAACCGAGAGATTGTTGAAGCAGCACTAAGCCAGGTTTCGGAGCCGTTTCGTACTACGCTCATCCTTCGGGACATTGAGGGCTTTGTTTACGAGGAAGTGGCTGAGATTCAAGGGGTGAATCTCGGTACCGTGAAATCGAGACTCGTTCGCGGACGAGCGCTTCTGAGGGCCATTCTTATGGAGTCTCAGCCGGGCAGAAAGAAAGCGACGCCTGCCGGGATTGAGATCTCCCTGGGAGAGGAGGCGCGATGAGCAACTGCAACTCTATTCAATCGAAGTTTTCTGATTATCTTGATGGCCGGTTAACCGGACACGAAATGCAGGATATTGCAGCGCATCTTGATGCATGCGGAGATTGCGCGGGTGAGTGGAAGGCTACGAAGGAGACGCAGTTATCCCTGGCCGCTCTGGGACCTGTTCAGCAGCCGGAAGACCTGCTGCTTCGCATCCGTGTAGCCGTGAGCCATGAGCGGGCACGCAGTCGAAGGCCTGTCTTTCAGTCTTGGAAGTTAGCTTGGGAAAATACCGTCGGGCCGTTTTTGCTTCAGGCTTCAGCGGGCTTTGCAAGCGCAGTCCTGCTGCTGGGTACAGTTACGGTGCTGGTGGGGATGTTTACCCGGCCAGAGATGGCCCGGGGCGAAGACGAGCCATTGGGCAGGGCGACTTCTCCACACTTTCTGTATCTCTCTTCCGCGGTCAGCAGCAACGA
It encodes:
- a CDS encoding Gfo/Idh/MocA family oxidoreductase, with amino-acid sequence MVDKLNRREFISATAVAGAAMLLEACKSDTAEQTAAVKKSSLNTINVALIGYGEEGKILLESLLNIEGVRLVALCDIWDYHRGEGQRYLQKLGNEVRVYENYEDLLAKEKDLQAVFIATPDFWHAPMTNTCLKAGLHVYCEKMMSNTIEGARSMVKTMRETGKLLQIGHQRRSNPRYVFTLNRLLHDAQFCGRLTAVQGQWNRAVKEDFGWPKKFEMPTSMLAKYGYKDMHQFRNWRWYKGLGGGPLSDLGAHQIDIFNWWLGMTPKSVVASGGLDYFKNHDWYDNAMVIYEYPLDQGVARAFYQVQTTTSAGGGYFESFMGDDGTIKMSEDPSLCAIYREARANAVSWDDLVQKGYVAAKPAAAVDATKVDVRETAQLAEYEIPVFFNKPPHQPHLENFFNAIRGTAKLNCPADEAFTSEYVIHRANDAVAAEKKLLITNEEVKA
- a CDS encoding sigma-70 family RNA polymerase sigma factor, which gives rise to MQADLTMGNLASAIAIRSEEAALIAELQAGSDEAFAWLINHYHQPIFSLLARMVHDRADAADLTQEVFVKVFRGVRHFHGESSLRTWIYRIALHEASNQRRWWMRHKVQEVPIEQEMTSSDFGSSCKLKETLIDPAESPFEMAMHQQNREIVEAALSQVSEPFRTTLILRDIEGFVYEEVAEIQGVNLGTVKSRLVRGRALLRAILMESQPGRKKATPAGIEISLGEEAR
- a CDS encoding flippase activity-associated protein Agl23 → MITSRLKSGASLPEFTRSATPSIGSLALRLPWTRWPAFIIVALIGLAVRLPHLGARPMHTDEAINGYIVGQLLQGEAFTYDPQDRHGPALAALALPLARMQGAKSFSDLTESELRTTSVAAGTITILLFGAAAEMFGVVPCLLAALLFAVAPLPVYYDRYFIHESLFCAATFALILSSWRSFNRRSVGYAALAGACVALMVACKETAILHLFALTVAALVSNVWDLRGKSFTKSFRLGPLLAGVSTFLALIVILFTWFGRNWKSFFALERVAPNVFARSTGQGHEHPFWYFGKLLVSGWSGGVLVGLACFGLFIAFRKRDASAYQFLAYYGLIVAAIYSLIPYKTPWLALNLWLPLALLAAMSVESIWSMAETRFGHRAAVLSFGIPAMLLGLLIVHDTRQRVFLAPVEESNPYAYAHTSDDILSLPSEIADAARREGINTPRIAVIASDPWPLPWYLRQFQQVGFWQPGQQVPAADFYITSTEAADQYAGTLRGFRPDFFGSRPGVLILLWLPEGK
- a CDS encoding alpha-galactosidase; this encodes MGLGDRLSRRDLLRSGAVLVAGMACERSLRGEPHGDFEEPKDEAWELGNDLIRREVGFRPGIGLYTKQLSNKSTKTDLLVPGRDIAKARPEFSFNCDGKPCNSNSGAFELLGVSDASTGNGQSLSVRMKHKNIPLEVTALYSIYTGHGACRKSLVIKNTGDAPLSITHLMVETLELGLGPENEMTLWTQYGVVPREIFYTGRSEDACVMVVNGRTGDGVAILNEVPGYMKRTEVAGWDAENSVRVSAMYDTDVMPFERRLRPGEEFTTASASLLPFRRDDGFNDSRWRVPGYSAAVLERRIDKQGPPWIYNTWEPFERGINQEISMELIEAAGAMGIDIFTIDDGWQQEYGDNAVNLTAFPGGLDPILKAVEATGMRLGLWIPPAAIGMTTECYKAHPDWAALDLEGNRRRGPWRDRRR
- a CDS encoding anti-sigma factor, yielding MSNCNSIQSKFSDYLDGRLTGHEMQDIAAHLDACGDCAGEWKATKETQLSLAALGPVQQPEDLLLRIRVAVSHERARSRRPVFQSWKLAWENTVGPFLLQASAGFASAVLLLGTVTVLVGMFTRPEMARGEDEPLGRATSPHFLYLSSAVSSNDQIREGGGPVVVEAYINGRGEVYDYRIVSGPVDANTKAQVENLLLWSHFEPARFFGQPVRGLAVLSFSGVSVRG
- a CDS encoding FAD:protein FMN transferase; the encoded protein is MAEIHQFNHAAMATHFQARIASEERAYAAQAAQAAFDLVDTLESRLSRFRIDSDIARLADLKPGEKMRLSEPAFACLQIAKRMDEATQGAFCPTPGALKTQASLPKWDLMRGEHALLCIKGRLEFDLGAIGKGFALDRMAELLRQWDCPSFLLVAGGSSILAGDPPPDAPGWSCGLGEDNASQRFFLTHASLSGSGVAVKGAHILDPRTGKPALRQRRAWVLADTAAESDALSTACMVMGEPELQGMLAQNDTWLAFLETDQSARSIGRRVPPIEA
- a CDS encoding glycoside hydrolase family 140 protein, producing MDRRTFLGSAVAALGAETIAGVSVAEPLRSAMANPMPRIRVHSDGHLLSTEDGQPFFWMGDTAWELIHHTTREEASYYLHTRSRQGFTVIQTVVLSEFNGITEPSALGLKPLIDNDPRRPNPAYFDRVAEIVDEAAANGLYVALVPIWGDKLTAPWGSGPRLFRLDNLSDAHSFASYLAQRLGDRTNVLWILGGDRPPRLKGMNNDYLQEMGRSAGFPSDQDWTPIWREVASGLEEGLGRKPIIVYHPQGGKESSSVFLHNEPWLSINGMQSGHGGGHDIPVWEWIARDYAITPVKPTLDLEPNYEDHPYNPWPEWDPATGYFRDIDVRKQVYRSVFAGACGVTYGHHAVWGFANARNGTINHADRDWIDATQRPAGRQMQYLRALIESRPFFRRIPDQSVILGDAGIGGEHMQATRDREGSYAFVYFPINDLDATVDLGKLKASRIRAWWFDPRTGIGTLIGVMDGGKEKQFRTPSYGPDWVLVLDDASAEFPPPGLLR